The DNA segment TCTGCTTTTAGAGTCTTAAGTGTCTTTGTGATGTCGGCTTCCACTGTTTTGACAGATATTTGTAGAGTCTCAGCTATCTCTTTGTATTTCTTACCCTCTGTACGCTGCATGACGAATATCTGCCTGCATCTATCGGGTAATTTAGCCAAAGTCTCTTTTACCAAACCTTCGAGTTCGCTTATTTCCATCTGCTGTTGAGGGTTGGGCGAACTGTCATCATCACTTTGATTGTTCTTTTCTGAAGCATTATATCTGTTTACTACATTATGGTGCTCAGCATACTGTATTGATTGGTTTCGTACTGCATTATACAGATAGCCGCCAAGTGAATGTAGTACAGGCAAAGAACTGCGATTCTTCCATATCACATAGAATAGTTCCTGCACTATTTCTTCGGCATCATTTTTGTCTTTCAGGATGCAGGAAGCATACATAC comes from the Xylanibacter oryzae DSM 17970 genome and includes:
- a CDS encoding RNA polymerase sigma-70 factor — its product is MLSDILLLTKIKNSDIAAFKEVFDKYYAPLCMYASCILKDKNDAEEIVQELFYVIWKNRSSLPVLHSLGGYLYNAVRNQSIQYAEHHNVVNRYNASEKNNQSDDDSSPNPQQQMEISELEGLVKETLAKLPDRCRQIFVMQRTEGKKYKEIAETLQISVKTVEADITKTLKTLKAEIETYFNS